The following proteins come from a genomic window of Corallococcus sp. NCRR:
- a CDS encoding metallophosphoesterase family protein yields MAAVGDLHCREDQHGRFRQLVKQVNASADLLLLCGDLTDRGMIEEGKVLAEELSALRVPCAAVLGNHDYEHGQVKDICSELSKVGVHILDGDHFIFEKVLGVAGVKGFGGGFGNATLQAFGEGQTKSFVQEAVTESLKLEAALSHLDTPKKVVIMHYAPIPETLEGENIEIRPFLGTSRLSMPIDHYGAAYVFHGHAHHGALEGKTKSGIPVFNVAMPLLTKFTPEQRFALMEV; encoded by the coding sequence CTGGCAGCGGTCGGTGACCTGCACTGCCGGGAGGACCAGCACGGGCGCTTCCGTCAGCTCGTCAAACAGGTGAACGCCTCGGCGGACCTGCTGCTCCTGTGCGGGGATCTGACGGACCGCGGGATGATTGAAGAGGGCAAGGTGCTGGCCGAGGAGCTCTCGGCCTTGCGCGTCCCGTGCGCCGCGGTGCTGGGCAATCACGACTACGAGCACGGGCAGGTGAAGGACATCTGCTCGGAGCTCTCCAAGGTCGGCGTGCACATCCTCGACGGGGACCACTTCATCTTCGAGAAGGTGCTGGGCGTCGCGGGGGTGAAGGGCTTCGGGGGCGGCTTCGGCAACGCCACGTTGCAGGCGTTCGGCGAGGGGCAGACGAAGTCCTTCGTGCAGGAGGCCGTCACCGAGTCGCTCAAGCTGGAGGCCGCGCTCAGCCACCTGGACACGCCGAAGAAGGTCGTGATCATGCACTACGCCCCCATCCCGGAGACGCTGGAGGGGGAGAACATCGAGATCCGTCCCTTCCTGGGGACGAGCCGTCTGTCGATGCCCATCGACCACTACGGCGCGGCCTACGTCTTCCACGGCCACGCGCACCACGGCGCGCTCGAGGGCAAGACGAAGAGCGGAATCCCGGTGTTCAACGTGGCCATGCCGCTGCTCACCAAGTTCACGCCCGAGCAGCGCTTCGCCTTGATGGAGGTGTAG
- a CDS encoding DUF4340 domain-containing protein, with protein MMLGLLAVGCSRDAEKPPPPPKLFATEPTERPRGATPDPTPVFTHLTVKAHGATTELERTQEGWRIVSPVEAKADPYAVEALVQQLTSAKFKSTVNASPTDADLKKYGLTSPAFTVTAKAYLPDANGEGAEDPSRQRTVTLAGGDENPFDGSVYVRREGDATVYAADGAVRYSLDKGPFELRAKEFLGPLDLASLQSIEVKAKDHAYTLMREADGKSWRMEKPEPTRANTSRLTDLLKAFEGHQALSFPQDTAAHRKALGFDTPVVDARFMPASGEPIRVRLAQVTRDGATVVHALREQGSRSTLAEVEARALTTLDVGVQELKDRRVLSFPRDAVRRLEFRPGGEAAPVVVTRGEGNGDAWQVEGPSGGRAQHFRVLKLLGRLEALKATAFGEAKVKHWERYGISDASRGVVLRDADGRELARLSLGDAVPDTEDRLYARGSGPDLVEVSMGAVADLPTRAADLQEATDAGAPPP; from the coding sequence ATGATGTTGGGGCTCCTGGCCGTGGGCTGTTCGCGCGATGCGGAGAAGCCCCCTCCCCCGCCGAAGCTCTTCGCGACGGAGCCCACCGAGCGGCCACGTGGCGCGACTCCGGATCCGACGCCCGTCTTCACGCACCTGACGGTGAAGGCCCACGGCGCCACCACGGAGCTGGAGCGGACGCAGGAGGGCTGGCGGATTGTCTCTCCCGTGGAGGCGAAGGCGGATCCGTACGCGGTGGAGGCCCTGGTGCAGCAGCTCACCTCGGCGAAGTTCAAGTCCACCGTGAATGCCTCGCCAACGGACGCGGACCTGAAGAAGTACGGGCTCACGTCCCCGGCGTTCACCGTCACGGCGAAGGCCTACCTTCCGGACGCGAACGGCGAAGGCGCGGAGGATCCGTCCCGTCAGCGCACCGTGACGCTGGCCGGTGGAGATGAGAATCCCTTCGATGGCTCCGTCTACGTGCGCCGTGAAGGCGACGCGACCGTATACGCGGCCGACGGCGCCGTGAGGTACTCGCTGGACAAGGGCCCGTTCGAGCTGCGCGCCAAGGAGTTCCTGGGGCCGCTGGACCTCGCGTCGCTCCAGTCCATCGAAGTCAAGGCGAAGGACCACGCGTACACGCTGATGCGCGAAGCGGACGGCAAGTCGTGGCGGATGGAGAAGCCGGAGCCCACCCGCGCGAACACCAGCCGGCTGACGGACCTGCTCAAGGCTTTCGAAGGTCATCAGGCCCTGTCCTTCCCCCAAGACACCGCCGCCCACCGGAAGGCCCTGGGCTTCGACACACCCGTCGTGGACGCGCGCTTCATGCCTGCCTCCGGTGAGCCCATCCGCGTCAGGCTGGCGCAGGTGACTCGCGATGGCGCGACCGTCGTCCATGCCCTTCGCGAACAGGGCTCTCGCTCCACGCTGGCGGAGGTGGAGGCCCGCGCGCTGACGACGCTGGACGTGGGCGTGCAGGAGTTGAAGGACCGCCGGGTGCTGTCGTTCCCGCGCGACGCCGTGCGGCGCCTGGAGTTCCGCCCCGGCGGCGAGGCCGCTCCCGTGGTGGTGACGCGCGGCGAGGGCAACGGCGACGCATGGCAGGTGGAGGGGCCCAGCGGTGGCCGCGCTCAGCACTTCCGCGTGCTGAAGCTCCTGGGCCGGCTGGAGGCGCTCAAGGCCACCGCGTTCGGCGAGGCGAAGGTGAAGCATTGGGAGCGCTACGGCATCAGCGACGCGTCCCGGGGCGTCGTGCTGCGCGACGCGGACGGACGCGAGCTGGCGCGACTGTCGCTGGGCGACGCCGTACCGGACACGGAGGACCGGCTCTACGCACGGGGCTCCGGGCCGGACCTGGTGGAGGTGTCCATGGGCGCGGTGGCGGACCTGCCCACTCGCGCCGCGGACCTCCAGGAGGCGACGGACGCCGGAGCTCCCCCGCCCTGA
- a CDS encoding GldG family protein: MRATHVTRVLGAFGLLLLASSPFTLFLTSGSVTLAAGKAVLGAAMLAAYVVTHRQELGRAGTRRTGRFFASSVLTLLAVLGVLVALNVLAFRKNKRWDLTQERIFSLAPQTVRTLAGLKEKAHALALIPPTHSSYGELEELFRRYHEAAPEAFDYAFVDPRREPALAAKYQLKDGQTLVVVSRGEGAAAPHTTLPVPAEQELTNALLQLSATGAQKVYVLEGHGEWSLETAGEGLTELRRQLLREGYRPEPLNLLGRKEVPRDAGLVIIAGAKQAYTAPEVAALRTYLGEGGRLLYFTDANTDDGLGLFLADYGVQVDEGVAADPQFNSGNPFVLVSNFYGKHPITRPLQERGFNIQLPTPRSFTLVREGFLLPGVKVEPVLLSSPYAWVESRPLEDTTPSSGEKMGQLTLVAAASRDTRAAEHKRYDEARLVAVGDSELLLDPNWGYEANRNLVMNALGWASHQAEKITLRPPDRETSTLELGEDQLRTLRFVSTDLLPLSLLGVGLAVWLSRRNR, translated from the coding sequence ATGAGAGCGACCCACGTCACCCGGGTGCTGGGGGCCTTCGGCCTGCTGCTGCTCGCGTCCAGCCCCTTCACGCTGTTCCTCACCTCCGGCAGCGTGACGCTCGCCGCGGGCAAGGCGGTGCTGGGCGCGGCGATGCTCGCGGCCTACGTCGTCACGCACCGGCAGGAGTTGGGGCGCGCGGGCACCCGCCGCACGGGGCGGTTCTTCGCGTCCTCCGTGCTCACCCTGCTGGCGGTGCTGGGCGTACTGGTGGCGCTCAACGTGCTCGCGTTCCGGAAGAACAAGCGTTGGGACCTGACGCAGGAGCGCATCTTCTCGCTCGCGCCGCAGACGGTGCGGACGCTGGCGGGCTTGAAGGAGAAGGCGCACGCGCTGGCGCTCATCCCGCCCACGCATTCGTCCTATGGAGAGCTGGAGGAGCTGTTCCGCCGCTACCACGAGGCGGCGCCGGAGGCCTTCGACTACGCCTTCGTGGATCCGCGCCGCGAGCCGGCCCTGGCCGCGAAGTACCAGCTCAAGGACGGGCAGACGCTGGTCGTCGTCTCCCGTGGCGAAGGAGCTGCCGCGCCCCACACCACCCTGCCCGTCCCCGCCGAGCAGGAGCTGACCAACGCCCTGCTGCAACTGAGCGCGACGGGCGCGCAGAAGGTGTACGTCCTCGAAGGACACGGCGAGTGGTCGCTGGAGACGGCCGGCGAGGGGCTGACGGAGCTGCGGCGCCAGCTGCTGCGCGAGGGCTACCGCCCCGAACCGCTCAACCTCCTGGGCCGCAAGGAGGTGCCTCGCGACGCGGGCCTGGTGATCATCGCGGGCGCGAAGCAGGCGTATACGGCGCCGGAGGTGGCGGCGCTGCGCACCTACCTGGGCGAAGGCGGGCGGCTGCTCTACTTCACCGACGCGAACACGGACGACGGGCTGGGCCTGTTCCTCGCGGACTACGGCGTGCAGGTGGACGAGGGCGTCGCGGCGGATCCGCAGTTCAACTCGGGCAACCCGTTCGTCCTCGTGTCGAACTTCTACGGCAAGCACCCCATCACGCGTCCGTTGCAGGAGCGCGGCTTCAACATCCAGCTGCCCACGCCGCGCAGCTTCACGCTCGTCCGCGAGGGCTTCCTGCTGCCCGGCGTGAAGGTGGAGCCCGTGCTGCTGAGTTCCCCCTATGCGTGGGTGGAGTCGCGGCCCCTGGAGGACACCACTCCGTCCAGTGGCGAGAAGATGGGGCAGCTCACGCTGGTGGCCGCCGCGTCCCGGGACACGCGCGCGGCGGAGCACAAGCGCTACGACGAGGCGCGGTTGGTGGCCGTGGGGGATTCGGAGCTGCTGTTGGATCCGAACTGGGGCTACGAGGCCAACCGCAACCTGGTGATGAACGCCCTGGGCTGGGCGTCCCATCAGGCGGAGAAGATCACCCTGCGCCCTCCCGACCGTGAGACCTCCACCCTGGAGCTCGGGGAGGACCAGTTGCGGACGCTGCGCTTCGTGTCCACTGACCTCCTGCCACTGTCACTGCTGGGCGTGGGACTCGCGGTCTGGTTGTCGCGGAGGAACCGGTGA
- a CDS encoding ABC transporter permease, producing the protein MRTALAIARKELAVAFTTPWAYAVFTAMAALSSFFFVSLLEQFQQVQALAREHGWSKLPPDSIVYRNLTDGVVVQLWGVVLILTLFVAPFLSMRLFAEEKRQKTFALLLTTPVRPVDIVLGKYLGGLGLIFVTLGLTLVFPVMLSVVGTGPSGSALEWPTVLLGYGAVLLWGATCMAVGLFISALTESQMLAAFLTFTVLLPWMLLRGVAQSTAEPLRSVLSYLSFDTQLQGMIQGVLEVQALVFFASVILFSLLLTHRAVEAQRYA; encoded by the coding sequence ATGCGCACTGCCCTGGCCATTGCCCGCAAGGAGCTGGCCGTCGCCTTCACCACCCCGTGGGCCTACGCCGTGTTCACGGCGATGGCGGCGCTCTCGTCGTTCTTCTTCGTCAGCCTGCTGGAGCAGTTCCAGCAGGTGCAGGCCCTGGCGCGCGAGCACGGCTGGAGCAAGCTGCCGCCGGACTCCATCGTCTACCGCAACCTCACGGACGGCGTGGTGGTGCAGCTGTGGGGCGTGGTGTTGATCCTCACGCTCTTCGTCGCGCCCTTCCTGTCCATGCGGCTGTTCGCGGAGGAGAAGCGCCAGAAGACGTTCGCGCTGCTGCTCACGACGCCGGTGCGGCCGGTGGACATCGTGCTGGGCAAGTACCTGGGCGGCCTGGGCCTCATCTTCGTCACGCTGGGGCTGACGCTGGTGTTCCCGGTGATGCTGTCCGTGGTGGGCACGGGCCCGTCCGGCTCCGCGCTGGAGTGGCCCACGGTGCTGCTGGGCTACGGCGCCGTGCTGCTGTGGGGCGCGACGTGCATGGCGGTGGGGCTGTTCATCTCCGCGCTGACGGAGAGCCAGATGCTGGCGGCGTTCCTCACCTTCACCGTTCTGCTGCCGTGGATGCTCCTGCGCGGCGTGGCCCAGTCCACCGCGGAGCCGCTGCGCTCGGTCCTGTCCTATCTGTCCTTCGACACGCAGTTGCAGGGGATGATCCAGGGCGTCCTGGAGGTGCAGGCGCTGGTGTTCTTCGCGTCCGTCATCCTGTTCTCGCTGCTGCTCACCCACCGCGCGGTGGAGGCGCAGCGCTACGCATGA
- a CDS encoding ABC transporter ATP-binding protein, translated as MPITEKPIIEVRNLTRRYRDRVAIDDLSFTVGEGELLGFLGPNGAGKSTTMKILTGFLPPSGGSAKVAGFDVSTHPMEVKRRIGYLPETPPLYPELTVHGYLAFVAALKQVPGRAVKAEVARVAGLTGVDDVMGRVLQNLSKGYQQRVGIAQALIGSPPVLILDEPTEGLDPTQRADLRALIRGLAGKHTVLLSTHILPEVTVTCEKVLILHQGRVVAHDAIDQLAKAHGQAEHASLEEVFIKLTAA; from the coding sequence ATGCCAATCACCGAGAAGCCCATCATCGAGGTGCGCAACCTCACCCGGCGCTACCGCGATCGCGTGGCCATCGACGACCTGTCCTTCACGGTCGGTGAGGGCGAGCTGCTGGGCTTCCTGGGCCCGAATGGAGCCGGCAAGTCCACCACGATGAAGATCCTCACCGGCTTCCTGCCCCCCTCCGGGGGCAGCGCGAAGGTGGCGGGCTTCGACGTGTCCACGCACCCGATGGAGGTCAAACGGCGCATCGGCTACCTGCCGGAGACGCCGCCGCTCTATCCGGAGCTGACGGTGCACGGCTACCTGGCGTTCGTCGCGGCGCTCAAGCAGGTGCCCGGCCGCGCGGTGAAGGCGGAGGTGGCGCGGGTGGCGGGGCTCACCGGCGTGGACGACGTGATGGGCCGCGTGCTCCAGAACCTGTCCAAGGGCTACCAGCAGCGCGTGGGCATCGCGCAGGCGCTCATCGGTTCGCCGCCGGTGCTCATCCTGGACGAGCCCACCGAAGGCCTGGACCCCACGCAGCGCGCGGACCTGCGCGCGTTGATCCGCGGCCTCGCGGGGAAGCACACGGTGCTGCTGTCCACGCACATCCTCCCGGAGGTCACGGTGACGTGCGAGAAGGTGCTCATCCTCCACCAGGGCCGCGTGGTGGCCCATGACGCCATCGACCAGTTGGCGAAGGCCCATGGCCAGGCCGAGCACGCGTCGTTGGAAGAAGTCTTCATCAAGCTGACCGCCGCCTGA
- a CDS encoding aspartate kinase encodes MPIVVQKYGGSSVADAEKLGKVARRVKQKRDAGYQVVVVVSAMGDTTDDLLSLAKSVSQDPPRRELDMLLTCGERISMALLSMALQEQGVPAISFTGSQSGIITNDAHAQARIVEVRPYRIQDELAHGKVVIVAGYQGVSYKKEVTTLGRGGSDTTAVALAAALDAEACEIYSDVDGVFSADPRVVPDARKLESLSYDEMQELASAGAKVLNAQAVEWAKARGITILARTAHGQGTGTSVQELAVPTDSRVKGVTADAEMAVLVAHASVPLQELLEFLDARAVRGRTLAHDGLPGAPGRTYLAVPLADIHGPEALQRELATRFGAGVDWQDGWGTVTCVGVGLNADWVPLRKALSAAEALNARVHAVSTSPLQVTLLVDKAHLKTLTARLHRELLGS; translated from the coding sequence ATGCCAATCGTGGTGCAGAAGTACGGCGGCTCATCGGTCGCTGACGCGGAGAAGCTCGGCAAGGTCGCGCGGCGCGTGAAGCAGAAGCGGGACGCGGGCTATCAGGTGGTCGTCGTCGTGAGCGCCATGGGCGACACCACGGATGACCTGCTGTCGCTGGCCAAGAGCGTGTCCCAGGACCCGCCCCGGCGTGAGCTGGACATGCTCCTCACCTGCGGCGAGCGCATCTCCATGGCGCTGTTGTCCATGGCGCTCCAGGAGCAGGGCGTTCCGGCCATCAGCTTCACCGGCAGCCAGAGCGGCATCATCACCAACGACGCGCACGCCCAGGCGCGCATCGTGGAGGTGCGGCCCTACCGCATCCAGGACGAGCTGGCGCACGGCAAGGTCGTCATCGTCGCGGGTTACCAGGGCGTCTCCTACAAGAAGGAGGTCACGACGCTGGGGCGCGGCGGTTCCGACACCACCGCGGTCGCGCTGGCGGCGGCGCTGGATGCGGAAGCGTGTGAAATCTATTCGGACGTGGACGGCGTCTTCAGCGCGGATCCGCGCGTGGTGCCGGACGCGCGCAAGCTGGAGTCGCTGAGCTACGACGAGATGCAGGAGCTGGCGAGCGCGGGCGCCAAGGTGCTCAACGCGCAGGCCGTGGAGTGGGCCAAGGCGCGCGGCATCACCATCCTCGCGCGCACCGCGCACGGCCAGGGCACCGGCACCAGCGTGCAGGAGCTCGCCGTGCCCACCGACAGCCGCGTCAAGGGCGTGACGGCGGACGCGGAGATGGCCGTGCTCGTCGCCCACGCCAGCGTGCCCCTCCAGGAGCTGCTCGAGTTCCTGGACGCGCGCGCCGTAAGGGGCCGCACGCTGGCCCATGACGGACTGCCGGGCGCGCCGGGGCGCACGTACCTGGCGGTGCCGCTCGCGGACATCCACGGCCCGGAGGCGCTCCAGCGCGAGCTGGCCACGCGCTTTGGCGCGGGCGTGGACTGGCAGGACGGCTGGGGCACGGTCACCTGTGTGGGCGTGGGCCTCAACGCGGACTGGGTGCCGCTGCGCAAGGCCCTCTCCGCCGCGGAAGCCCTGAACGCCCGGGTCCATGCGGTGAGCACCTCGCCACTCCAGGTGACCCTGCTGGTGGACAAGGCGCATCTGAAGACCCTCACGGCCCGGTTGCACCGCGAACTGCTCGGTAGCTGA
- a CDS encoding N,N-dimethylformamidase beta subunit family domain-containing protein encodes MAHGRRWMGLGVVLALLVTGASGCKDSGPAPGTPPPGDRHDDPPLSNDDAGVIGPDGGIVVPEYDAGIPDDEPDAGTLPDGGSALPERDPDAVHKENQRKGTTGWRIDKNANSREIEGYPLKATLTQGESLRVAVSLSEERKFSWFVYRLGYYGGVGAREVARGGPVQGTRQADCPADPATGVIACSWSPTLEIPIGENWVRGVYVVKLVRDDRPSRYVPFFVRDANPRAEVAVLMPTANWAAYNTWGGTSLYDDQKGVMKAHGVSRAFQSSYDRPYYRGQGSGHLMLDDLSLVTWLESQDLDVGYFTDEDMDESYDFLRGAKVLFMSGHDEYWSSRQRDHADRALSEGRSIINLGANNAYWQVRMEPSADGRPRRVVTCYKGAPEDPYKDQRRTVKFRDLPAPRPENALLGVQFAARWHQWPFPTVITNPDHWAFTGTGLKAGDTLWMANGYEVDQLVSNGRQPSNVEVLAESPSLSLQGGFGFAHMVVRKQGDAYVFSAGGIDFVQKLAGVADRVADPRAGRIVANVLYKALGRKLPGDLVKFQPPAAATPTGPFAASVTTVAGQPGKRCQSGAKVAPDELGAPLAVAVLPDGGWAVADALGNTVKRVSPDGKIHTVLTGLYGPMGIAADALGNIYVSDTENALIRRISPEGKAEVFAGTTWGYQDGPALSAAFNQPAGLSFTPDGTALLVADLNNSVIRRIDMVTPGNPVTTLQGDWLYRPSAVVQTADGTTYVVESGMARVVRVRDGVTTVVAGSTPGFRDGDPKEGQMLPYLGLALLQDGSLAISDPGNYRVRRLTFNASGEPEKLTTLAGSGRYGADDGTGREAQLVLPAGLAVGLDGTLYVADAGNSLVRAIKR; translated from the coding sequence ATGGCACACGGGCGGCGCTGGATGGGACTGGGGGTGGTGCTGGCGCTCCTGGTGACGGGGGCGTCGGGGTGCAAGGACTCCGGTCCGGCACCGGGCACGCCTCCTCCGGGTGACCGCCATGATGATCCGCCGCTGAGCAACGACGACGCAGGCGTCATCGGTCCGGACGGCGGCATCGTCGTTCCCGAATATGACGCGGGCATTCCGGACGACGAGCCGGACGCGGGCACGCTGCCCGACGGTGGCAGCGCGCTGCCCGAGCGCGACCCGGACGCCGTCCACAAGGAGAACCAGAGGAAGGGCACCACGGGGTGGCGCATCGACAAGAACGCCAACAGCCGTGAAATCGAAGGCTACCCCCTCAAGGCCACCCTGACGCAGGGCGAGTCGCTGCGCGTGGCGGTGTCCCTCTCCGAGGAGCGCAAGTTCAGCTGGTTCGTCTACCGCCTGGGCTACTACGGCGGCGTGGGCGCCCGCGAGGTCGCGCGCGGCGGCCCGGTGCAGGGCACGCGGCAGGCGGACTGTCCGGCGGATCCGGCGACGGGCGTCATCGCCTGTTCCTGGTCGCCCACGCTGGAGATCCCCATCGGCGAGAACTGGGTGCGCGGCGTGTACGTGGTGAAGCTCGTGCGCGACGACCGGCCCTCACGCTACGTGCCCTTCTTCGTGCGGGACGCCAATCCGCGCGCGGAGGTCGCGGTGCTCATGCCCACCGCCAACTGGGCGGCGTACAACACCTGGGGCGGCACCAGCCTCTACGATGATCAGAAGGGCGTGATGAAGGCGCACGGCGTCTCGCGCGCCTTCCAGTCCTCGTACGACCGGCCCTACTACCGGGGCCAGGGCTCCGGGCACCTGATGCTGGACGACCTGAGCCTGGTGACGTGGCTGGAGTCGCAGGACCTGGACGTGGGCTACTTCACCGACGAGGACATGGACGAAAGCTACGACTTCCTGCGTGGCGCGAAGGTGCTCTTCATGTCCGGCCACGACGAGTACTGGTCCTCCAGGCAGCGCGACCACGCGGACCGCGCGCTGTCGGAAGGGCGCTCCATCATCAACCTGGGCGCGAACAACGCGTACTGGCAGGTGCGGATGGAGCCCTCCGCGGACGGCCGGCCGCGCCGCGTCGTCACCTGCTACAAGGGCGCGCCCGAGGATCCGTACAAGGACCAGCGCAGGACGGTGAAGTTCCGCGACCTGCCCGCGCCCCGTCCGGAGAACGCGCTGCTGGGCGTGCAGTTCGCCGCGCGCTGGCACCAGTGGCCCTTCCCGACCGTCATCACCAACCCGGACCACTGGGCCTTCACCGGCACGGGCCTGAAGGCCGGTGACACGCTGTGGATGGCGAACGGCTACGAGGTAGATCAACTGGTGTCCAACGGCCGCCAGCCCTCCAACGTGGAGGTGCTCGCGGAGTCGCCCTCCCTGTCGCTCCAGGGTGGCTTCGGCTTCGCGCACATGGTGGTGCGCAAGCAGGGGGACGCGTACGTCTTCTCCGCGGGCGGCATCGACTTCGTGCAGAAGCTGGCCGGGGTGGCGGACCGCGTGGCGGATCCGCGCGCGGGCCGCATCGTGGCCAACGTGCTCTACAAGGCGCTGGGCCGGAAGCTGCCGGGCGACCTGGTGAAGTTCCAGCCTCCGGCCGCGGCCACGCCCACGGGGCCGTTCGCCGCGTCCGTGACGACGGTGGCGGGGCAGCCCGGCAAGCGCTGCCAGTCGGGCGCGAAGGTGGCGCCGGATGAGCTGGGCGCGCCGCTCGCGGTCGCCGTGCTGCCGGATGGCGGCTGGGCGGTGGCGGACGCGCTGGGCAACACGGTGAAGCGCGTGTCGCCGGACGGGAAGATCCACACGGTGCTCACCGGCCTCTACGGCCCCATGGGCATCGCCGCGGACGCGCTGGGCAACATCTACGTGTCCGACACCGAGAACGCGCTCATCCGCCGCATCTCCCCGGAGGGCAAGGCGGAGGTCTTCGCGGGCACCACGTGGGGCTATCAGGATGGCCCGGCGCTGTCGGCGGCCTTCAACCAGCCGGCGGGCCTGTCCTTCACGCCGGACGGCACGGCGCTGCTGGTGGCGGACCTGAACAACAGCGTCATCCGCCGCATCGACATGGTGACGCCCGGCAACCCGGTGACGACGCTCCAGGGCGACTGGCTCTATCGTCCCTCCGCGGTGGTCCAGACGGCGGACGGCACCACCTACGTCGTGGAGAGCGGCATGGCGCGCGTGGTGCGGGTGCGCGACGGCGTCACCACCGTGGTGGCGGGCTCCACGCCCGGCTTCCGCGACGGTGATCCGAAGGAGGGCCAGATGCTGCCGTACCTGGGCCTGGCGCTGCTGCAGGACGGCTCGCTCGCCATCTCCGACCCCGGCAACTACCGCGTGCGCCGGCTGACCTTCAACGCGTCCGGCGAGCCGGAGAAGCTGACCACGCTGGCGGGCAGTGGCCGCTATGGCGCGGATGACGGCACGGGCAGGGAGGCCCAACTGGTGCTGCCCGCCGGGCTCGCGGTGGGGCTGGATGGCACCCTCTACGTGGCGGACGCGGGCAACTCGCTGGTGCGCGCCATCAAGCGCTGA
- a CDS encoding ATP-binding protein, which produces MAAKANGEACGLCGGRTYLIERRGELATARVCTCSVDCPMCGGRGHRLVEKEGTFSAKVGPRTYEVLEPCVCTLRRTRVALYNDVQMPGVMAHASFDNYRPFNEAQDRGRGVAMHFANQYVKGATNKGFVLSGPVGTGKTHLMAATLGHLVLEMGVKSRYVEISLLYATIRRGFQDGKSGGEIIGPLSEVEVLAIDELGKGRGSPFEMETLDELIARRYNAGRTTLFATNYSLEPERKGARSSAPSGYRTTDDARSAMKDAELLRERVGERIYSRLCEMCTFVELPRDTPDRRRTRQEMDAPPPMGGMRNPGR; this is translated from the coding sequence ATGGCTGCCAAGGCGAACGGCGAGGCGTGTGGGCTGTGCGGCGGGCGGACGTACCTCATCGAGCGGCGCGGCGAGCTCGCGACCGCGCGGGTGTGTACGTGCTCCGTGGACTGCCCGATGTGCGGTGGACGCGGGCACAGGCTGGTGGAGAAGGAAGGCACCTTCAGCGCGAAGGTGGGCCCCCGGACGTATGAGGTCCTGGAGCCGTGCGTGTGCACGCTCCGGCGCACGCGGGTGGCGCTCTACAACGACGTGCAGATGCCGGGCGTCATGGCGCACGCGTCTTTCGACAACTACCGGCCCTTCAACGAGGCGCAGGACCGCGGCCGCGGCGTGGCCATGCACTTCGCCAATCAGTACGTGAAGGGCGCGACGAACAAGGGCTTCGTGCTGAGCGGGCCTGTCGGCACGGGCAAGACGCACCTCATGGCCGCGACGCTCGGGCACCTGGTGCTGGAGATGGGCGTGAAGTCCCGCTACGTCGAAATCTCCCTCCTCTACGCGACCATCCGGCGCGGCTTCCAGGACGGCAAGAGCGGCGGGGAGATCATCGGGCCGCTGTCGGAGGTGGAGGTCCTCGCCATCGACGAGCTGGGCAAGGGGCGCGGAAGTCCCTTCGAGATGGAGACGCTCGATGAGCTCATCGCCCGGCGCTACAACGCGGGGCGCACGACGCTCTTCGCCACGAACTACTCGCTGGAGCCGGAGCGCAAGGGCGCGCGGAGCAGCGCGCCTTCGGGCTACCGCACCACCGACGACGCCCGCTCCGCCATGAAGGACGCGGAGCTGCTGCGCGAGCGCGTGGGCGAGCGCATCTACAGCCGCCTCTGCGAAATGTGCACCTTCGTGGAGCTGCCGCGCGACACCCCGGACCGGCGGCGCACGCGGCAGGAGATGGACGCGCCGCCGCCCATGGGTGGCATGCGCAACCCGGGCCGGTAG